A single window of Archangium gephyra DNA harbors:
- a CDS encoding TIR domain-containing protein, translated as MFDVFLSHNSLDKPAVELLAQRLKSEGKLNPFLDQWSLVPGSTWLSDLEGALAESQSVAVFIGPHGLSPWHAEELRVALTTAVRTRDEYRVIPVLLPGARSEEVKGFLAQRTWVDFRKGLDDVVALKRLVAGIKGQAPESDTYQLPDEPAPYRGLLPFGKEQSRFFFGREGEIQEVLDKLAGFTSVAVVGASGVGKSSLVLGGVVPRLENPHSGFGPNLRVRAMTPGNRPLRALADQIATLVPPESRLATVEALVPRLASNPEEFRTAVTTLTADRPGPFVLVVDQLEELITYGSPEGLSPEALAFLRTMRDVTERGQGSFYILATLRADFFARFLEVPTLRELLRDRQVLLGGMGDDALRYAIVRPAQEVGAFLERGLVSTILKDVSREPGALPLLEHALYELWRARNGAWLTLAAYEESGGVSGALRRRAQSTYEALSPEEQEIARLLFLRLTALGEGTQDTRRRIARSELVFPGTTPEQVEHVLQVLSAPAARLLVTGEDFVEVAHEVLIQEWGTLRAWVNTNRRQLYIQRRLTEAANGWVEHQRDSSYLYTGSRLMEAEECFTQELGAPRPGRLNQRELDFMAASLARRDELRLEEQRRQQEELAHAQQLATAEAARARAARRAARRLRVLAVVLILAAAGVFGLWVVASRERKEAFSRELTAHALLNIEKDPQLSLLLTQEAGRIAVTDQVSEALYAWHRAPGWMILRETGSAVNEVGFSPDGTRAVTANEDGTALLWELRTGNSRVLAGNEGAIWSARFSPDGHRVVTASAEGMIRLWDVASGKSIALLPGNGEAMLSAEFSPDGLQVATAGNEGTVLLWDVASGRSRVLSRHEGSVLAVRFSPDGRRLVTAGFQGTVHLWDVSSGRLRILSGHEGAVRSAEFSKDGTRLVTAGLDGTVRLWNTDTGTQAALFSGHEGAVWSVRFSPESTRLVSASEDGTARVWDVTGGKPPLVLLGHAGVVWSARFSPDGSRVVTVSDDETVRLWDVSTGDPLSVLTGHTAPVLSVEYSQDGTRLLTASLDGTARLWDVAFSKLSTILSGHVAPVLSGQFSPEGKRVVSASLDGTARLWDVATGESRVLSGHDGDVRSAEFSPDGLQVVTASSDETVRLWSATTGESRVLAGHEGGVRSARFSPDGTRIVSASDDGTARLWDVATGESRVLSGHEGAVLYAEFSPDGTRVVTAGMDETVRLWDVASGQSLSVLDEHDKRVWSARFSPDGKKVITASNDGTARLWDVVSGESRILATHDKPVLSACFSPDGKKVVTASDDGTARLWDVASGKALLVNSGVTGPMRAAEFSPQGRWIVTASDDGNVRLWELNTDHSHVLSGHQGPVRFAGFSPDGLRVISVSDDGMARLWPHLLWAPTRNELSSLVAGRSLSTHERQRYLQGRKVLPRRPSRPVPER; from the coding sequence ATGTTCGATGTATTCCTTTCTCATAACAGCCTGGACAAGCCTGCCGTCGAGCTTCTCGCCCAACGGTTGAAATCAGAGGGGAAGCTCAATCCCTTCCTGGATCAGTGGAGCCTCGTTCCAGGAAGCACCTGGCTGTCCGACCTGGAAGGGGCCCTGGCCGAGAGCCAATCGGTCGCCGTCTTCATCGGGCCCCATGGTCTCAGCCCCTGGCACGCCGAGGAGCTGCGGGTGGCCCTCACCACCGCCGTGCGCACCCGGGATGAATACCGTGTCATTCCCGTCCTGCTTCCTGGCGCCCGGTCCGAGGAGGTGAAGGGATTCCTGGCCCAGCGGACCTGGGTCGATTTCCGCAAGGGTTTGGATGATGTCGTGGCGCTCAAGCGCCTCGTGGCTGGCATCAAGGGGCAGGCCCCCGAGTCCGACACCTATCAACTCCCGGACGAGCCGGCGCCCTACCGGGGGCTGCTCCCCTTCGGCAAGGAGCAGTCGCGGTTCTTCTTCGGCCGCGAGGGAGAGATCCAGGAGGTGCTCGACAAGCTGGCCGGGTTCACCTCCGTGGCCGTGGTGGGGGCCTCGGGGGTGGGCAAGTCCTCGTTGGTGTTGGGCGGTGTCGTGCCGCGCTTGGAGAATCCCCACTCGGGGTTCGGTCCCAACCTCCGTGTCCGGGCGATGACGCCGGGGAACCGGCCCTTGAGGGCCCTGGCGGATCAGATCGCCACGCTGGTTCCACCCGAGTCCCGGCTGGCCACCGTCGAGGCGCTCGTTCCGCGTCTGGCTTCCAATCCCGAGGAGTTCCGGACGGCGGTGACCACGCTCACCGCCGATCGGCCAGGGCCCTTCGTGCTCGTGGTGGATCAGCTCGAGGAGCTCATCACCTACGGCAGCCCGGAGGGCCTGTCACCGGAGGCCCTGGCCTTCCTGCGCACCATGCGGGACGTGACCGAGCGGGGCCAGGGCTCCTTCTACATCCTGGCGACCCTGCGAGCGGACTTCTTCGCGCGCTTCCTGGAGGTGCCCACGCTTCGGGAGCTCCTCAGGGATCGTCAGGTGCTCCTGGGAGGCATGGGCGACGACGCCCTGCGGTACGCCATCGTCCGTCCGGCCCAGGAGGTCGGGGCCTTCCTGGAGCGGGGGTTGGTGAGCACCATCCTCAAGGACGTCTCGCGCGAGCCGGGGGCACTGCCTCTGCTGGAGCATGCCCTCTATGAGCTGTGGCGGGCACGCAATGGGGCCTGGCTGACGCTCGCCGCGTACGAGGAGAGCGGGGGCGTGTCTGGAGCACTGCGGCGGCGCGCGCAGTCCACCTATGAGGCGTTGAGCCCCGAGGAGCAGGAGATCGCCCGTCTCCTGTTCCTGCGGTTGACCGCCTTGGGAGAGGGCACCCAGGACACGCGGCGGCGCATCGCGCGCAGCGAGCTCGTCTTCCCCGGGACGACTCCCGAGCAGGTGGAGCACGTGCTCCAGGTGCTCTCGGCGCCCGCGGCGCGGTTGCTCGTGACGGGCGAGGACTTCGTGGAGGTCGCTCACGAGGTGCTCATCCAGGAGTGGGGCACGCTGCGGGCCTGGGTGAATACGAACCGGCGGCAGCTCTACATCCAACGCCGGCTGACGGAGGCGGCCAACGGGTGGGTGGAGCACCAGAGGGATTCCAGCTACCTGTACACCGGTTCCCGGCTGATGGAGGCCGAGGAGTGCTTCACCCAGGAGCTCGGGGCACCGCGGCCCGGGCGGCTGAACCAGCGGGAGCTGGACTTCATGGCCGCGAGCCTGGCGCGCCGGGACGAGCTGCGCCTCGAGGAGCAGCGGCGTCAACAGGAGGAGCTGGCGCACGCGCAGCAACTGGCGACGGCCGAGGCGGCACGAGCGCGCGCGGCCCGGCGGGCGGCGCGCCGTCTGCGGGTGCTGGCGGTGGTGCTCATCCTGGCCGCGGCGGGTGTCTTCGGGCTGTGGGTGGTGGCCAGCCGCGAACGGAAGGAGGCCTTCTCTCGCGAGCTGACGGCCCACGCGCTGCTGAACATCGAGAAGGATCCCCAGCTCAGCCTCCTCCTCACCCAGGAGGCGGGCCGCATCGCCGTGACGGACCAGGTCTCCGAGGCGTTGTACGCCTGGCATCGCGCACCGGGCTGGATGATCCTTCGTGAGACAGGGAGCGCGGTGAACGAGGTGGGCTTCAGCCCGGATGGCACGCGGGCCGTCACCGCCAACGAGGATGGGACGGCACTGCTGTGGGAGCTGCGCACCGGCAACTCCCGCGTCCTCGCCGGGAACGAGGGAGCCATCTGGTCCGCCCGGTTCAGCCCGGACGGCCACAGGGTGGTCACCGCCAGTGCGGAGGGGATGATCCGCCTCTGGGACGTGGCTTCCGGCAAGTCCATTGCCCTGCTGCCCGGAAACGGGGAGGCGATGCTGTCCGCCGAGTTCAGCCCGGATGGACTCCAGGTCGCCACCGCTGGCAACGAGGGAACGGTGCTCCTGTGGGACGTGGCCTCCGGGCGGTCCCGGGTCCTCTCCAGGCACGAGGGCTCGGTGCTGGCCGTCCGATTCAGTCCGGATGGCAGACGGCTGGTCACCGCCGGCTTCCAGGGAACGGTGCACCTGTGGGACGTGTCCTCCGGACGGCTCCGGATCCTCTCCGGGCACGAGGGCGCGGTCAGGTCCGCCGAGTTCAGCAAGGATGGCACGCGGCTGGTCACCGCCGGCCTCGATGGGACGGTGCGCCTGTGGAACACGGACACGGGTACGCAGGCCGCTCTGTTTTCAGGGCATGAAGGGGCGGTGTGGTCCGTCCGTTTCAGCCCGGAGAGCACGAGGCTCGTCAGCGCGAGCGAGGACGGGACGGCCCGTGTCTGGGATGTGACGGGTGGCAAACCTCCCCTCGTCCTCCTCGGACACGCGGGAGTGGTCTGGTCCGCCCGCTTCAGCCCGGATGGCAGCCGGGTGGTCACCGTCAGCGATGATGAGACGGTTCGCCTGTGGGACGTGAGCACTGGCGACCCCCTCTCCGTCCTCACCGGACACACGGCCCCCGTGCTGTCCGTCGAATACAGCCAGGACGGCACGCGGCTCCTCACAGCCAGCCTCGATGGGACGGCGCGCCTGTGGGACGTGGCCTTCAGCAAGCTCTCGACCATTCTCTCCGGACACGTGGCGCCGGTCCTGTCCGGCCAGTTCAGTCCGGAGGGCAAGCGTGTCGTCAGCGCGAGCCTCGATGGGACGGCGCGCCTGTGGGACGTGGCCACGGGCGAGTCCCGCGTCCTCTCCGGTCACGATGGGGATGTGCGCTCCGCCGAGTTCAGCCCGGACGGCCTCCAGGTCGTCACCGCCAGCTCCGATGAGACGGTGCGTCTGTGGAGCGCGACCACGGGCGAGTCCCGCGTCCTCGCTGGTCACGAAGGGGGCGTGCGCTCCGCCCGGTTCAGCCCGGACGGCACGCGGATCGTCTCCGCGAGCGATGATGGAACGGCCCGGCTGTGGGACGTGGCCACGGGCGAGTCCCGCGTCCTCTCCGGACACGAGGGGGCGGTCCTGTACGCCGAGTTCAGCCCGGACGGCACCCGGGTCGTCACCGCGGGCATGGATGAGACGGTGCGCCTGTGGGACGTGGCCTCCGGTCAATCCCTCTCCGTCCTGGATGAGCATGACAAGCGCGTCTGGTCCGCCCGGTTCAGCCCGGATGGCAAGAAGGTCATCACCGCCAGCAACGATGGGACGGCGCGGCTATGGGATGTGGTTTCCGGCGAGTCGCGCATCCTCGCCACGCATGACAAGCCGGTCCTGTCCGCCTGCTTCAGCCCGGACGGCAAGAAGGTCGTCACCGCCAGCGATGATGGGACGGCGCGGCTGTGGGACGTGGCCTCCGGCAAAGCCCTCCTCGTCAATTCCGGAGTCACGGGGCCCATGCGCGCCGCCGAGTTCAGTCCTCAGGGGCGGTGGATCGTCACCGCCAGCGACGATGGAAACGTGCGGCTGTGGGAGCTGAACACCGACCATTCCCATGTCCTCTCCGGACACCAGGGACCGGTGCGGTTCGCTGGCTTCAGCCCGGATGGCCTGAGGGTCATCAGCGTCAGCGACGATGGGATGGCTCGCCTCTGGCCGCACCTGCTCTGGGCACCCACCCGGAACGAGCTGAGCTCGCTGGTCGCGGGCCGGAGCCTGTCCACCCATGAGCGTCAGCGGTATCTCCAAGGCAGGAAGGTCCTGCCGCGCCGGCCCTCGCGGCCCGTACCCGAGCGTTGA
- a CDS encoding Ig-like domain-containing protein: MSALLLALFTPVSPVAVAALDPLEASIPDTLRFSARQLDTTAHTLPATDYPAATTSDGSWNTNGPRNWASGFLPGSFWLMYEHTGEPQWRLWAQRWQAGLESQKDRTDDQDLGFLLFTSFGNGYRLTREESYRRILLTAADSFSQRYDARMGLIRSRGDLDDTEEFEVIIDTLMNVELLFWASRHGGNHEWYEMAHQHALSVLKSHVRADGGTYQTVSLDPKTGAVLARSKEQGCWLETSWSRGQGWAVYGFTMAYRETRDPRLLEAARLTADYAIRHLPGDGVPYWDFQAPGIPREPRDSSAAAILASALVELSQLEPDPQRAAKDWHAARTILRSLSSPEYLGRRKPTRAILLHGTAYRPHHKSDTGLIHGDYYFLEALLRYSKAQPPRGAALAEGRPHAVRERTPVPDAINVPLGTDVTVTFSEEVADVDGNTLSLWREQTRIDATVSHDATRRIATLDPREDLAPGAVYTVRLTRGGPHPPTPLSWTFTTVAVPPPSAQTRILHFEDGELSAPASGVDAIQGPVKRVKGEGLGGAYAIRLSDSAPSSLEQRFLGTGEVSASFSLRVDALPSSKVVLVAFAHGDQLLANLVLLPSGELQLRNDTLDVGPKSNEVRQGGIYRLHLRQRRESGSYALLEASLSGRVEMMECPFASSRVLLSTPIADRLLLGGTDAPLSAVVDDLRLETVPP; encoded by the coding sequence GTGAGCGCGCTGCTCCTCGCGCTCTTCACCCCGGTGTCCCCGGTGGCTGTCGCGGCCCTGGATCCCCTCGAGGCGTCCATTCCAGACACCCTCCGGTTCTCCGCGAGGCAGCTCGACACGACCGCCCATACGCTTCCAGCCACGGACTACCCCGCGGCCACCACCTCGGACGGAAGCTGGAACACCAATGGCCCCCGGAACTGGGCGAGCGGGTTCCTCCCCGGCAGCTTCTGGCTCATGTACGAGCACACCGGGGAGCCCCAGTGGCGGCTCTGGGCCCAACGCTGGCAGGCCGGCCTGGAAAGCCAGAAGGACCGCACCGATGACCAGGACCTGGGCTTCCTCCTCTTCACCAGCTTTGGCAATGGCTATCGCCTGACGCGGGAGGAGTCCTACCGGCGCATCCTCCTCACCGCCGCCGACTCCTTCTCCCAGCGGTATGACGCCCGGATGGGGCTCATCCGCTCGCGGGGGGACCTCGACGACACGGAGGAGTTCGAGGTCATCATCGATACCCTGATGAACGTGGAGCTGCTGTTCTGGGCCTCCAGGCATGGGGGCAATCACGAGTGGTACGAGATGGCCCACCAGCACGCGCTGAGCGTCCTGAAGAGCCACGTGCGCGCCGACGGAGGCACCTACCAGACCGTCAGCCTGGACCCGAAGACGGGCGCGGTGCTGGCGCGGAGCAAGGAGCAGGGCTGCTGGCTCGAGACGAGCTGGTCCCGTGGGCAGGGCTGGGCGGTCTACGGCTTCACCATGGCCTATCGGGAGACGAGGGATCCACGCCTGCTCGAGGCGGCCCGTCTGACCGCGGACTACGCCATCCGCCATCTCCCCGGTGATGGGGTGCCCTATTGGGACTTCCAGGCGCCAGGCATTCCCAGGGAGCCCCGCGACAGCTCGGCCGCGGCGATCCTCGCGTCCGCGCTGGTCGAGCTCAGCCAGCTGGAGCCGGATCCCCAGCGCGCGGCGAAGGACTGGCACGCCGCCAGGACCATCCTGCGCTCGCTCTCCTCGCCGGAGTACCTGGGCAGACGCAAGCCCACTCGCGCCATCCTGCTGCACGGCACCGCCTACAGGCCTCATCACAAAAGCGACACCGGGTTGATCCACGGCGACTACTACTTCCTCGAGGCGCTGCTGCGTTACTCCAAGGCGCAACCCCCCAGGGGCGCGGCGCTCGCGGAGGGGAGGCCGCACGCGGTCCGGGAGCGGACGCCCGTACCGGATGCGATCAACGTCCCGCTCGGCACGGACGTGACGGTCACCTTCAGCGAGGAGGTGGCGGACGTGGACGGAAACACGCTCTCGCTGTGGCGGGAACAGACGCGGATCGACGCCACGGTCAGCCATGACGCCACCCGCCGCATCGCGACGCTCGACCCGAGGGAGGACCTGGCTCCGGGTGCCGTCTACACGGTGAGGCTCACGCGCGGCGGTCCCCATCCGCCCACGCCCCTGTCCTGGACGTTCACCACCGTCGCGGTGCCCCCTCCGTCGGCCCAGACGCGCATCCTCCATTTCGAGGACGGCGAGCTGAGCGCTCCGGCCAGCGGCGTGGACGCCATCCAGGGCCCGGTGAAGCGGGTGAAAGGGGAGGGGCTCGGGGGAGCCTATGCCATTCGCTTGTCGGACAGCGCCCCGTCCTCCCTGGAGCAACGCTTCCTCGGGACGGGCGAGGTCTCCGCCTCCTTCTCCCTCCGGGTGGATGCGCTCCCCTCCTCGAAGGTGGTCCTCGTGGCGTTCGCGCATGGCGACCAATTGCTGGCCAACCTCGTCCTGCTTCCGAGTGGTGAGTTGCAGTTGCGCAATGACACGCTCGACGTCGGCCCGAAATCCAACGAGGTGCGGCAGGGGGGCATCTACCGGCTCCACCTGCGGCAACGGCGGGAGAGTGGTTCCTACGCCTTGCTGGAGGCCTCGCTGTCGGGGAGGGTCGAGATGATGGAGTGCCCCTTCGCCTCCAGCCGGGTGCTGCTGAGCACCCCCATCGCGGACCGGCTGCTCCTGGGCGGAACGGACGCGCCCTTGAGCGCGGTGGTGGATGACCTCCGGCTCGAAACGGTGCCGCCGTGA
- a CDS encoding glycoside hydrolase family 88 protein — protein MRSRKPWPGEKPVLLGMARGLLMLVPLALLSWPLATAARGEPLEDTLARVFPLAARQLEATASTLPETEYPSETLPDGTWDTTDADSFTSGFLPGSFWALYEYTGAPIWRTRAERWQAGLESQKDRTDDQDLGFILFTSFGNAYRLTGQESYRRILLTAASSLSQRYDARMGLIRSRGDLDDEDEFEVIIDSMMNIELLFWAARNGGRRELYDMAHQHALSVLESHVRADGSTYQTVNFDPRTRMLREQGKEQGCRWNTTWSRGQAWAVYGFTVAYRETKDPRMLRAARLTADYFIRHLPSDEVPYWDFQAPNIPKEPRDSSAAAATASALVELSQLETRPERALRYREAARDILRSLASPAYLDSNRRTSAILLHGTAFRPHDRFDTGLIYGDYFFLEALLRYSKLPERLTSREPQQREALLSAAPSTGEAPRNRERLFRFEEGILTPEATGVDRIVGPVTLVSEGALVGNGSVRIPDTFPAFLEEHFTDTTDFSTSFYLRVESLPSENTDLVSFLKGRTPLGNLFLRRNGTLFARNGPFEVGPRSNPMEEGELYRISLSQKRESGSFAILEASLARGDEAFECPFASSRVRLSTPRADRLRLGATTGPLDLVIDDVRLDTALP, from the coding sequence ATGCGATCGAGAAAACCCTGGCCCGGAGAGAAACCCGTGCTCCTGGGAATGGCACGGGGCCTCCTGATGCTCGTCCCCCTGGCGCTCCTCTCCTGGCCACTGGCGACGGCCGCGCGTGGTGAGCCGCTCGAAGACACCCTCGCCCGCGTCTTCCCACTCGCCGCACGGCAGCTCGAGGCCACCGCGAGCACCCTCCCCGAGACGGAGTACCCCTCCGAGACCCTGCCGGATGGGACCTGGGACACCACCGACGCGGACAGCTTCACGAGCGGCTTCCTCCCCGGCAGCTTCTGGGCCTTGTACGAGTACACCGGGGCCCCCATCTGGCGGACCCGGGCCGAGCGCTGGCAGGCCGGCCTGGAGAGCCAGAAGGACCGCACCGATGACCAGGATCTGGGCTTCATCCTCTTCACCAGTTTTGGCAATGCCTACCGGCTGACCGGCCAGGAGTCCTACCGGCGCATCCTCCTCACCGCGGCCAGTTCCCTCTCCCAGCGGTATGACGCCCGGATGGGCCTCATCCGCTCACGGGGAGACCTCGATGACGAGGACGAGTTCGAAGTCATCATCGACTCGATGATGAACATCGAGCTGCTGTTCTGGGCCGCCAGGAACGGGGGCCGGCGCGAGCTGTATGACATGGCCCACCAGCACGCGCTGAGCGTCCTGGAGAGCCACGTGCGCGCCGACGGAAGCACCTACCAGACCGTCAACTTCGACCCGAGGACCCGGATGTTGAGGGAGCAGGGCAAGGAGCAGGGTTGCCGTTGGAACACGACCTGGTCCCGTGGGCAGGCCTGGGCCGTCTACGGCTTCACCGTGGCCTACCGGGAGACGAAGGATCCGCGGATGCTCCGGGCGGCCCGCCTGACCGCGGACTACTTCATCCGCCACCTCCCGAGCGACGAGGTGCCCTATTGGGACTTCCAGGCGCCGAACATCCCCAAGGAGCCCCGCGACAGCTCCGCCGCCGCGGCCACGGCCTCGGCCCTGGTCGAGCTCAGCCAGTTGGAGACCCGCCCCGAACGCGCCCTGCGCTACCGCGAGGCCGCCCGGGACATCCTGCGCTCCCTCGCCTCGCCGGCGTACCTGGACAGCAACCGGCGCACCAGCGCCATCCTCCTGCACGGCACGGCCTTCCGGCCGCATGACCGGTTCGACACCGGCCTCATCTACGGGGACTACTTCTTCCTCGAGGCGCTGCTCCGTTATTCGAAGCTCCCCGAGCGGCTCACCTCGCGGGAGCCCCAGCAGCGCGAGGCGCTGCTCAGCGCGGCCCCCTCCACCGGAGAGGCACCTCGAAACCGGGAGCGCCTCTTCAGGTTCGAGGAAGGCATCCTCACTCCGGAGGCCACGGGGGTGGACCGCATCGTGGGCCCGGTGACGTTGGTGTCCGAGGGAGCCCTCGTGGGGAATGGGTCCGTGCGAATCCCAGACACCTTCCCCGCCTTCCTGGAGGAGCACTTCACCGACACGACGGACTTCTCCACCTCGTTCTACCTGCGCGTGGAGTCCCTCCCCTCCGAGAACACGGACCTCGTCTCCTTCCTGAAGGGCCGCACTCCCCTGGGCAACCTCTTCTTGCGCCGCAACGGCACCCTGTTCGCCCGCAACGGGCCCTTCGAGGTCGGCCCGAGGTCCAACCCCATGGAGGAGGGGGAGCTCTACCGGATCTCCCTGAGCCAGAAGCGGGAGAGCGGCTCCTTCGCCATCCTGGAGGCCTCCCTGGCCCGCGGCGATGAGGCATTCGAATGCCCCTTCGCCTCCAGCCGGGTGCGGCTCTCCACACCCAGGGCGGACCGGCTCCGGCTCGGCGCCACCACCGGTCCCCTGGACCTTGTCATCGATGACGTCAGGCTCGACACGGCGCTGCCATAG
- a CDS encoding SRPBCC family protein, with protein sequence MRSVAGVAVLVCVLAAGGAGAEDWEQVADGDIAIKARPYTAVTGGREVWAEGVLPVSLQDVQTALMDHDNFRYFMPYVTESRLLSRGVDGTRLTYTRLDFPLISDRDYVLRVLDEPVLGTDGTQVAFHQKWTPDNSALPERAGVVRLRHNQGSWYFTPRAEGGVRFVYRFIVEPGGSIPGFLAGVGQKDAVMATVRGVEKRALKLAADRAQAK encoded by the coding sequence TGTGTGTGTTGGCGGCTGGTGGCGCCGGAGCCGAGGACTGGGAGCAGGTGGCGGATGGAGACATCGCCATCAAGGCCCGGCCCTACACGGCCGTGACGGGAGGGCGGGAGGTGTGGGCCGAGGGAGTGCTGCCGGTGAGCCTCCAGGACGTGCAGACGGCCCTGATGGACCACGACAACTTCCGTTACTTCATGCCGTACGTGACGGAGTCGCGGCTGCTGTCGCGGGGAGTGGACGGCACCCGCCTGACGTATACGCGGCTGGATTTCCCCCTCATCTCGGATCGCGATTACGTGCTGCGGGTGTTGGACGAGCCGGTGCTGGGCACGGACGGCACGCAGGTGGCGTTCCACCAGAAGTGGACGCCGGACAACAGCGCGCTGCCGGAGCGCGCGGGCGTGGTGCGGCTGCGTCACAACCAGGGCAGCTGGTACTTCACCCCCCGCGCGGAGGGTGGGGTGCGCTTCGTCTACCGCTTCATCGTGGAGCCGGGTGGCTCCATTCCAGGTTTCCTGGCCGGTGTGGGCCAGAAGGACGCCGTGATGGCCACGGTGCGCGGGGTGGAGAAGCGCGCGCTCAAGCTGGCCGCGGACCGGGCGCAGGCGAAGTAG
- a CDS encoding DUF4231 domain-containing protein, producing the protein MHLHPSDSRLPTGSIHFPNGNEAAWARISVETESQDVLRALGLKPPRALILLLGGTEGLEPGLTARLRQLFGRGIACAAMDAGAVILDGGTQAGVVDLMGQGVADRGHGAALVGVVPERLVTWPGGPSPSGPQPLVPLEPHHSHFVLVESQDWGGETPTLYKLAETLAAGAPVVAVLANGGELSKQELLRAVRRGWPVVVLKNSGRLADALSSHVRQSSGPLEDPALAEIVADGDLHFFPLEGSPRELKRLLTHQLREDSILRLAWQRFALHDDNAKRQQRVFRLIQRWTVLFGFLGTLAVLLKTSLHSTGRFANGSLPDGVFRVLIVALAAAVTGLVAAASYFKSGTRWILLRAHTEALKREIYRYRCRLGNTAHPRTGRLSHERRLANRMRVISQQLFRMEPGVSALGRYRGRLPPPDAVDPRDDGFSALSPFHYIRYRLEHQLGYYRDRLNTQARRARRLQWTVIAVSALGTVLAAVGLELWVALTSALVTTLIAWINSQNAENLLTKYNQAITDLEDTRVWWSALSLEEQSSRRHFELLVSRTELVLQSELTGWVQEMKELMARLDARHEKSGRKAEPRVQH; encoded by the coding sequence GTGCACCTGCATCCATCCGATTCGAGACTTCCCACGGGTAGTATCCACTTCCCCAACGGGAACGAGGCGGCGTGGGCGAGGATCTCCGTCGAGACGGAGTCCCAGGACGTCCTCCGGGCCCTGGGACTCAAGCCCCCGCGCGCGCTCATCCTCCTGCTCGGAGGCACGGAGGGGCTGGAGCCCGGGCTCACGGCGCGCCTGCGGCAGCTCTTCGGCCGGGGCATTGCTTGCGCGGCCATGGACGCGGGGGCCGTCATCCTGGATGGAGGCACGCAGGCGGGCGTCGTGGACTTGATGGGGCAGGGCGTCGCGGACCGGGGCCATGGCGCCGCGCTCGTGGGCGTGGTGCCCGAGCGGCTCGTCACCTGGCCGGGTGGCCCTTCGCCCTCGGGCCCGCAGCCCCTGGTTCCCCTGGAGCCCCATCACTCCCACTTCGTCCTGGTGGAGAGTCAAGACTGGGGAGGGGAGACCCCCACCCTCTACAAGCTCGCCGAGACACTCGCCGCCGGGGCGCCCGTGGTGGCCGTGCTCGCCAACGGGGGGGAGCTCTCCAAGCAGGAGCTCCTCCGGGCCGTGCGACGGGGCTGGCCCGTGGTGGTGTTGAAGAACAGCGGCCGTCTGGCGGACGCGCTCTCGAGCCACGTCCGGCAATCCTCTGGCCCCCTCGAGGATCCCGCGCTCGCGGAGATCGTCGCGGATGGCGACCTCCACTTCTTCCCGCTGGAGGGTTCCCCGCGGGAGCTCAAACGGCTGCTCACCCATCAGCTCCGCGAGGACTCCATCCTGAGGCTGGCCTGGCAGCGCTTCGCCCTCCACGACGACAATGCCAAGAGGCAGCAGCGGGTCTTCCGCCTCATCCAGCGCTGGACGGTCCTGTTCGGCTTCCTGGGCACGCTGGCCGTCCTGCTCAAGACCTCTCTCCACTCCACGGGGCGCTTCGCCAACGGGAGCCTTCCGGACGGCGTCTTCCGCGTCCTCATCGTGGCCCTGGCCGCGGCGGTCACCGGGCTCGTGGCGGCGGCGAGCTACTTCAAGTCCGGGACACGGTGGATCCTGCTGCGCGCGCACACCGAGGCCCTCAAACGGGAGATCTACCGCTACCGCTGCCGGTTGGGAAACACGGCCCACCCCCGGACAGGGCGGCTGTCCCATGAGCGCCGGCTGGCGAACAGGATGAGGGTCATCAGCCAGCAGCTCTTCCGGATGGAGCCTGGTGTCTCGGCGCTCGGCCGCTACCGGGGACGTCTGCCTCCGCCAGACGCGGTGGATCCTCGCGACGATGGCTTCAGCGCCCTGTCTCCCTTCCACTACATCCGCTACCGCCTCGAGCATCAACTCGGCTACTACCGCGACCGGCTCAACACGCAGGCCCGGCGGGCCCGGAGACTCCAGTGGACCGTCATCGCGGTGAGTGCCCTGGGCACGGTCCTGGCGGCGGTGGGTCTGGAGCTGTGGGTGGCCCTGACCTCGGCCCTGGTCACGACCCTCATCGCCTGGATCAACTCCCAGAACGCCGAGAACCTGCTCACCAAATACAACCAGGCCATCACGGATCTGGAAGACACCCGGGTCTGGTGGAGCGCCCTGTCCCTGGAGGAGCAGTCCAGCCGTCGTCACTTCGAGCTCCTCGTCAGCAGGACCGAGCTCGTCCTGCAGAGTGAGCTCACCGGCTGGGTCCAGGAGATGAAGGAGTTGATGGCCCGGCTCGACGCACGGCACGAGAAGTCCGGCAGGAAGGCCGAGCCCCGGGTGCAGCACTGA